One part of the Phragmites australis chromosome 3, lpPhrAust1.1, whole genome shotgun sequence genome encodes these proteins:
- the LOC133913010 gene encoding uncharacterized protein LOC133913010: MDTNGSSPRVRDTESSLEKVKRQLSSGSGRYLLQGPLLKRSETLRKWNERWVILDPTSGKMEYKLRRNETAIKGAILFDASSTITLSPVNFQGMPKYDGCCFYIGTPQKKDYFLCAETPGAAKAWVSTLHATQLVLQAHKEAVNSLAGNGSPATLGTVATAVANANATAMEATKEIEAAMKVLMRAALGLGKNNSNEGQLDDLTIMKETLRVKDEELQHLAKDIRSRDATIKEIADKLTETAEAAEAAASAAHTMDEQRRLLCVEIERLKQAMERQMEQSMLKLRQSEEKVISLSKEKDQLMKDRDAAFQEAHMWRIELGKAREQAVIQEATIARAEEKARVSGADAAARIKEAAQRLHAVEKEKEELLALVGVLQSQVQREQSSTKQVCEERSESCSGTDNSPPLTKHVDASDDDVDKACVSDSRSVLVSSDSTEVQLAVDGVDIRPIGDAEWVGFQQSEALIADVLEVSPEAGDVREVSTEAEGGSLDIPVVNPPPVNDHMQGSATHP, from the exons ATGGACACCAACGGCAGCTCCCCG AGGGTTAGGGACACGGAGAGCAGCCTGGAGAAGGTGAAGCGGCAGCTGTCGTCGGGGTCCGGGAGGTACCTGCTGCAGGGCCCCCTGCTGAAGCGATCTGAGACG CTGAGGAAATGGAATGAACGATGGGTCATATTGGATCCGACATCTGGCAAGATGGAATATAA ACTACGGAGGAATGAAACTGCCATTAAGGGGGCCATTCTATTTGATGCCTCAAGCACCATTACTTTATCTCCTGTGAACTTTCA AGGGATGCCAAAATATGATGGTTGCTGTTTCT ACATTGGAACTCCTCAAAAAAAGGATTACTTTCTTTGTGCTGAAACTCCCGGTGCTGCGAAAGCTTGGGTATCTACATTACA TGCAACTCAGTTAGTTCTACAAGCTCATAAAGAGGCAGTAAATTCTTTGGCTGGGAATGGCTCTCCAGCTACACTAGGTACAGTTGCTACTGCAGTTGCTAATGCTAATGCAACAGCCATGGAGGCTACCAAGGAGATAGAAGCAGCAATGAAGGTCTTGATGAGGGCAGCTCTTGGGTTGGGTAAAAATAACTCCAACGAGGGCCAACTTGATGATCTAACCATCATGAAG gAAACTCTCCGAGTGAAAGACGAGGAGTTGCAGCATTTGGCTAAGGATATTCGTTCGCGTGATGCTACAATAAAGGAAATAGCAGACAAATTAACAGAAACTGCAGAGGCTGCGGAAGCTGCTGCTTCTGCAGCTCATACAATGGATGAACAGAGACGCCTTCTATGTGTGGAGATTGAGCGCCTAAAACAAGCTATGGAGAGACAAATGGAACAGTCAATGCTAAAG CTAAGACAATCTGAAGAGAAGGTTATTAGCCTGAGCAAAGAGAAGGACCAGTTGATGAAGGACAGAGATGCTGCATTTCAAGAAGCTCATATGTGGCGCATTGAACTAGGAAAAGCTAGAGAGCAAGCAGTTATACAGGAAGCAACTATTGCCCGAGCAGAAGAGAAGGCAAGGGTTTCTGGTGCCGATGCTGCAGCTCGGATAAAGGAAGCTGCTCAAAGGTTGCATGCTGttgagaaagaaaaggaggagcTTCTAGCTCTGGTTGGTGTTCTCCAATCACAAGTCCAGAG AGAACAGAGCAGCACAAAGCAAGTATGCGAGGAGAGATCCGAATCATGCTCCGGCACTGACAATTCCCCTCCCTTGACAAAGCATGTCGATGCATCAGATGATGATGTGGACAAAGCCTGCGTAAGCGACTCTAGATCAGTCCTGGTTTCCAGCGACAGCACTGAAGTCCAATTGGCTGTGGATGGGGTGGACATCCGTCCTATCGGCGACGCAGAGTGGGTTGGATTCCAGCAGTCAGAAGCGCTGATCGCCGATGTGCTGGAGGTCTCTCCAGAGGCAGGCGATGTGCGGGAGGTCTCCACAGAGGCGGAAGGCGGCAGCTTGGATATTCCTGTGGTCAATCCCCCACCTGTCAATGACCATATGCAGGGAAGCGCAACTCATCCCTGA
- the LOC133913008 gene encoding ARF guanine-nucleotide exchange factor GNOM-like, with protein sequence MGRPRMLNAGGIDPIAEEPHLRTHSADGGLGLGPDPTAIACAISAEASAVLAVMRRGLRHPRAAADDAAAEHPLVASLRALRRLAFAPVPAGSPSSLPAAALRPFLDAVRSEEAGAAVTSASLAALHEVMSLTGPALPGAALREVVDAVASCRFEAGAEPAAEEAVLMRMLQALLACLRAPAAVALGDQHVCTAVNTCFRVVHQAVVKGDLLQRFSRHAMHELVRCIFARLPQIGSGDGADGAVKPEMGGMDKNNPFGIRQMENGNGSYASETGASDENAADGSGLVVEPYGVPCMVEIFHFLCSLLNVVEQIGLDEDLPLFALKLINSAIELGGSSIQKHPKLLSLVQDELFRNLMQFALSTNPLILSMVCSIALNLYHHLRAELKLQLEAFFSCIILRLAQPRFGATYHQQEVAMEALVDFCRQKNFMVEMYANLDCDITCRNVFEELANLLSKSAFPINCPLSSMHILALEGLIAVIQGMVDRIGNATSRPELMPVELGEYTPFWTVKCENFSDPRHWVKFVRQRKYVKRRLMIGADHFNRDPKKGLEFLQGTHLLPEKLDPQSVACFFRYTAGLDKNLVGDFLGNHDEFCVQVLHEFAQTFDFQEMNLDTALRLFLETFRLPGESQKIQRVLEAFSDRYYEQSPQAFANKDTALVLSYSIIMLNTDQHNMQVKKKMTEDDFIKNNRNINGGSDLPREMLSELYQSICRNEIKTTPEQGMGYFEMSPSRWIDLMRKSKSTSPYIVGDSQPFLDHDMFAVMSGPTIAALAVVFDHSEHEEVLLTCVDGFLGVAKISAFHHLEDVLDDLVVSLCKFTTLLNTSLVEEPVTAFGDDLKARLATETLFTIANRYGDCIRTGWRNVLDCILRLHKLGLLPARVASDAADDSELSAETVQGKAAPSAVPTSHIPVMGTPRKSSGLMGRFSQLLSLDSEEPRSQPTEQQLAAHQRTLQTIQKCRIDSIFTESKFLQPDSLLQLARALIWAAGRPQKVASSPDDEDTAVFCLELLIAITLNNRDRIVLLWQGVYEHIANIVQSTVMPCALVEKAIFGLLRICQRLLPYKENLADELLRSLQLVLKLDARVADAYCENITQEVARLVKANAAHIKSQMGWRTVVLLLSITARHPDASEVGFEAIMFIMSEGAHLSIANYAFCIEASRQFAESRVGLVDRSTRALDLMSDSVRSLALWSQETRGAGEEAEKGLEVIRELWLKLLQALKKLSLDQREEVRNHALASLQQCLTATEGICLQSATWSHAFDLVIFALLDDLLEISQNHSQKDYRNMEGSLLLAMKLVAKVYLQLLPDLFGLSSFCKLWLGILSRMEKYVKIKVRGKRSDKLQEQILELLKNILLVMKNKRILAKRSTIGGDSLWELTWLHTNNISTSLLSEVFPSQEYEQQSNAGSPRGPNAVEAD encoded by the exons ATGGGCCGCCCCAGGATGCTCAACGCCGGCGGCATCGACCCCATCGCCGAGGAGCCCCACCTCCGGACTCACTCCGCCGATGGCGGCCTCGGCCTTGGCCCCGACCCCACCGCCATCGCCTGCGCGATCTCTGCCGAGGCTAGCGCCGTGCTCGCCGTCATGCGCCGCGGCCTCCGCCACCCGCGCGCGGCGGCTGACGACGCCGCGGCCGAGCACCCGCTCGTCGCCTCCCTCCGCGCGCTGCGCCGCCTCGCCTTCGCCCCCGTCCCCGCCGGTtcgccctcctccctccccgcTGCCGCGCTGCGGCCCTTCCTCGACGCCGTCCGCTCCGAGGAGGCCGGCGCGGCCGTCACCTCCGCCTCCCTCGCCGCGCTCCACGAGGTGATGTCCCTCACGGGTCCCGCGCTCCCGGGCGCCGCGCTCAGGGAGGTCGTCGACGCCGTCGCCAGCTGCCGGTTCGAGGCCGGCGCCGAGCCGGCCGCCGAGGAGGCCGTGCTCATGAGGATGCTGCAGGCGCTCCTCGCCTGCCTCCGCGCGCCTGCCGCCGtcgccctcggggaccagcacgTCTGCACCGCCGTCAACACGTGCTTCCGCGTTGTCCATCAGGCAGTGGTCAAGGGCGACCTTCTGCAGCGGTTCTCGCGGCACGCGATGCACGAGCTTGTCCGATGTATCTTTGCCCGCCTCCCGCAGATAGGCAGTGGTGATGGAGCTGACGGTGCCGTCAAACCAGAG ATGGGTGGCATGGACAAGAATAATCCTTTTGGGATCAGGCAAATGGAAAATGGCAATGGCAGCTACGCATCCGAAACAGGTGCATCTGATGAGAATGCTGCAGATGGCAGTGGCCTTGTCGTGGAGCCTTATGGAGTCCCTTGTATGGTGGAGATCTTCCATTTTCTTTGCTCTCTCCTCAACGTTGTTGAGCAGATTGGGTTAGATGAAGATCTGCCATTGTTTGCTCTTAAGTTGATCAATTCAGCAATCGAGCTTGGTGGGTCTTCAATTCAGAAACATCCAAAGCTGCTGTCCTTAGTGCAAGATGAGCTTTTCAGAAACTTAATGCAGTTCGCGTTGTCAACAAATCCACTCATCCTTTCAATGGTGTGCAGTATTGCATTGAATCTTTACCATCACCTCCGAGCTGAGCTCAAGTTGCAGCTTGAGGCCTTCTTTTCTTGTATAATTCTAAGGCTTGCACAACCCCGTTTTGGAGCAACATATCATCAGCAGGAGGTTGCAATGGAAGCTCTTGTAGACTTCTGTCGACAGAAAAATTTTATGGTGGAGATGTATGCCAATCTTGACTGTGACATTACCTGCAGAAATGTGTTTGAGGAGCTTGCGAATCTTCTATCGAAGAGCGCATTTCCTATAAATTGCCCTTTGTCTTCTATGCACATTCTTGCTCTAGAAGGCTTGATTGCTGTGATTCAGGGGATGGTTGATCGTATCGGGAATGCAACCTCACGCCCTGAGCTCATGCCTGTGGAACTCGGTGAATACACTCCCTTCTGGACTGTTAAGTGTGAGAACTTTTCTGATCCTCGGCACTGGGTGAAGTTTGTCCGCCAAAGGAAGTATGTCAAAAGGAGGCTAATGATTGGTGCTGATCACTTTAATAGGGACCCAAAGAAGGGTCTGGAGTTTCTTCAAGGCACTCATCTGTTGCCTGAGAAGCTTGATCCCCAGAGTGTGGCTTGTTTTTTCCGCTACACAGCTGGTTTGGATAAGAATCTTGTAGGAGATTTTCTAGGAAATCATGATGAGTTTTGTGTTCAGGTGCTTCATGAATTTGCTCAGACCTTCGATTTCCAGGAGATGAACCTCGATACAGCTCTGCGGCTATTTTTGGAGACTTTTCGGCTTCCTGGTGAATCTCAGAAGATACAGAGGGTTCTTGAGGCCTTCTCAGATAGATATTATGAGCAGTCTCCTCAGGCTTTCGCAAACAAGGACACTGCTTTAGTGCTGTCCTATTCCATTATAATGCTGAACACTGATCAGCATAACATGCaggtgaagaagaagatgaccgAGGATGACTTCATCAAGAATAACAGGAACATAAATGGGGGTAGTGACCTCCCACGTGAGATGTTGTCTGAACTATACCAATCTATCTGCCGAAATGAGATTAAGACCACACCTGAGCAGGGTATGGGATATTTTGAAATGTCTCCAAGTCGTTGGATAGATCTAATGCGGAAGTCAAAATCAACATCCCCATATATTGTTGGTGACTCTCAGCCTTTCCTCGACCATGATATGTTTGCTGTTATGTCTGGCCCTACTATTGCTGCCCTTGCAGTGGTATTTGATCATTCGGAGCATGAAGAAGTTCTGTTGACCTGTGTGGATGGTTTTTTGGGTGTTGCAAAGATCTCCGCATTTCATCATCTTGAGGATGTTTTGGATGATCTAGTTGTTTCTCTATGCAAATTCACCACCCTTCTGAACACCTCTTTGGTTGAAGAACCAGTTACTGCCTTCGGAGATGACCTGAAAGCTAGATTAGCAACTGAGACATTGTTTACTATCGCTAACAGATATGGGGATTGCATACGTACTGGCTGGAGAAATGTATTGGACTGCATTCTGAGGCTGCATAAGCTAGGGCTTCTCCCTGCCCGTGTTGCTAGTGATGCAGCTGATGATTCCGAACTTTCTGCTGAAACTGTCCAAGGAAAGGCTGCTCCTAGTGCAGTTCCCACATCTCATATTCCAGTGATGGGTACGCCTCGGAAATCCTCTGGACTTATGGGAAGATTTAGTCAGCTTCTCTCTCTTGACAGTGAAGAACCAAGATCACAACCAACTGAGCAGCAACTTGCTGCTCACCAGAGGACTCTTCAGACAATTCAGAAATGCCGCATTGATAGTATATTtacagagagcaaatttttGCAGCCTGATTCACTATTGCAACTTGCCAGGGCTCTGATTTGGGCTGCAGGCCGACCTCAAAAGGTAGCCAGTTCGCCAGATGATGAGGATACAGCAGTTTTCTGCTTGGAACTGCTGATTGCCATAACACTCAATAATCGAGACCGAATTGTGCTTCTCTGGCAGGGTGTATATGAGCATATTGCCAACATAGTTCAGTCCACAGTTATGCCATGTGCTCTTGTGGAGAAAGCTATTTTTGGACTTCTGCGGATATGCCAGAGGTTACTACCGTACAAGGAGAACCTTGCTGATGAATTACTGAGGTCGTTGCAATTAGTTCTCAAGCTCGATGCACGTGTAGCAGACGCATACTGTGAGAACATCACACAAGAGGTTGCACGCCTTGTCAAAGCAAATGCGGCACATATAAAGTCACAGATGGGCTGGAGGACAGTAGTGTTGCTGCTCTCCATTACAGCTCGTCATCCTGATGCTTCTGAAGTAGGATTTGAGGCTATCATGTTTATCATGTCAGAGGGGGCTCACCTCTCAATAGCAAATTATGCCTTCTGCATTGAAGCATCACGACAGTTTGCCGAGTCCCGGGTTGGTTTAGTTGATAGATCTACTCGTGCCCTGGATTTGATGTCTGACTCTGTCAGAAGTCTTGCTCTATGGTCCCAAGAGACAAGAGGAGCAGGTGAAGAAGCTGAGAAAGGGTTAGAAGTAATCAGGGAGTTGTGGCTCAAATTGCTGCAAGCACTGAAAAAGTTGAGCTTGGATCAGAGAGAGGAGGTGCGTAATCATGCATTAGCTTCACTACAACAATGCCTAACGGCAACAGAGGGGATTTGCCTCCAGTCCGCCACATGGTCTCATGCTTTTGATCTCGTCATATTTGCCTTGCTCGATGACTTGCTTGAAATCAGTCAGAATCACTCCCAGAAGGACTACAGGAACATGGAAGGATCCCTTTTGCTTGCCATGAAACTAGTTGCAAAAGTATATCTTCAACTATTACCGGACCTTTTCGGGTTGAGCAGTTTCTGCAAATTGTGGCTGGGAATCCTTAGCCGGATGGAGAAATATGTCAAAATCAAGGTCCGAGGCAAGCGGAGTGACAAGCTGCAAGAACAGATTCTGGAGTTGCTTAAGAACATTCTACTCGTGATGAAGAACAAGAGGATCCTTGCAAAGAGGAGCACAATAGGGGGTGACAGCTTGTGGGAGTTGACATGGCTTCACACGAACAACATCTCGACGAGTTTGCTGTCCGAGGTTTTTCCAAGTCAGGAGTATGAGCAGCAAAGCAATGCCGGTAGCCCTAGAGGGCCCAATGCTGTTGAGGCTGACTAG
- the LOC133913011 gene encoding uncharacterized protein LOC133913011: MLAFFQTLSALWARTPALHRVAMQRVSQLALRRLLSPPSAAAAARRAAPVAAEAVSGGGVPLLPRGGGAGVAASGWSGGGSGLRLARRLCTYDERDDRALEEEAEKKFGWILKIFFLGTAGLVGYQFFPYMGDNLLQQSISLLHVKDPLFKRMGASRLARFAVDDQRRMKVVEMGGAQELLNVLEGAKDDKTRKEALKALVALSKSEEAAGFLDKAGAYAIVSSTSSSPEYAEIETYKTSILKAFDELKS; this comes from the exons ATGCTAGCCTTCTTCCAAACCCTCTCGGCCCTCTGGGCCCGAACCCCTGCACTACACCGCGTCGCCATGCAGAGGGTCTCGCAGCTCGCGCTCCGCCGCCTCCTGTCGCCGCcgtccgccgcggcggccgctcGTCGGGCTGCGCCGGTTGCCGCGGAGGCTGTTTCCGGCGGGGGCGTCCCTCTCCTACCccgcggcggtggcgccggg GTCGCTGCGAGCGGCTGGAGTGGGGGCGGCTCGGGGCTCCGGCTGGCTCGGAGGTTGTGCACCTACGATGAGAGAG ATGACAGGGCACTTGAGGAAGAAGCTGAGAAGAAATTTGGATGGATATTGAAGATATTCTTCCTAGGAACTGCTGGCCTAGTTGGCTACCAATTCTTTCCATACATGG GGGATAACCTACTTCAGCAATCTATCTCACTTTTGCATGTCAAGGATCCCTTGTTCAAGCGGATGGGAGCTTCCCGGTTAGCTCGTTTTGCAGTGGATG ATCAAAGGAGAATGAAGGTGGTAGAGATGGGGGGAGCTCAAGAACTTCTAAATGTATTGGAAGGTGCTAAAGATGATAAAACACGTAAAGAAGCTCTAAAAGCTCTTGTTGCACTTTCAAAGTCTG AAGAAGCTGCGGGATTTCTGGACAAGGCAGGTGCCTATGCGATAGTCAGCTCCACTTCGAGCTCCCCTGAATATGCTGAGATCGAGACCTACAAGACTAGTATTCTGAAGGCATTTGATGAACTGAAGTCGTGA